From a region of the Buchnera aphidicola (Floraphis choui) genome:
- a CDS encoding DMT family transporter: MTQRIMIILLFIVVSITWATTFMAIKIASNTIPPLFITGMRFLLASLLLICICYYTNTPLYFPPGKKIFQFTICVFYFIIPFSLMLYGGTYVNSIIASIIFANMPIIVLFFSFIFFDKKLHFIQYIGLILAIIILSIILFKEIKLGDEKTIKGIIALILAMISHAIIYLYSKEKYSNISILTFNALPSFFSGLFLLCISNVIEHPIFHTFSRMSILATLYLSYFSGVFGILSYFYLQKKVSSFHASMIFFIFPLITLVLERFFFGNFIEINQFQLIIFLMSSILLTLIPVNYKNQ, from the coding sequence GCTATAAAAATTGCTTCAAATACTATTCCTCCTTTATTTATCACTGGAATGCGATTTTTATTAGCATCTCTTTTACTAATATGTATTTGTTACTACACTAATACTCCTTTATATTTTCCTCCTGGAAAAAAAATATTTCAATTTACTATATGTGTTTTTTATTTTATTATACCTTTTTCATTAATGTTATATGGTGGTACTTATGTGAATTCAATTATTGCATCTATCATATTTGCCAATATGCCGATTATAGTATTGTTTTTTTCGTTTATTTTTTTTGACAAAAAATTACATTTTATTCAATATATAGGGCTAATATTAGCAATTATTATTTTATCAATAATTTTATTTAAAGAAATCAAGTTAGGTGATGAAAAAACAATAAAAGGAATAATTGCGCTTATATTAGCTATGATTAGTCATGCGATAATATATTTGTATTCTAAAGAAAAATATTCTAATATATCTATTTTAACTTTTAACGCTCTTCCTTCTTTTTTTTCCGGGTTGTTTTTACTGTGCATTTCTAACGTTATAGAACATCCTATATTTCATACGTTTTCTAGAATGTCTATTTTAGCAACGTTATATTTGAGTTATTTTTCAGGAGTGTTTGGTATTTTATCTTATTTTTATTTACAAAAAAAAGTAAGTTCTTTTCATGCTTCTATGATTTTTTTTATATTTCCATTAATTACTCTAGTTTTAGAAAGATTTTTTTTTGGGAATTTTATAGAAATAAATCAATTTCAATTAATAATTTTTTTAATGAGTAGTATATTGTTAACTCTAATTCCAGTGAATTATAAAAATCAATAA
- the sohB gene encoding protease SohB: protein MNLILNYILFLSKIFTIFLFISLTFFIILNITRKKNKEKFKLDVISLNDHYKSLKNQVIFSKLSKYEKKIWNKKYKKIEKEQLKNNVALIKKNNYCLFNKIQPTLYVLDFKGSINAKEVDSLREEISAIILVFRKHDEVLLRLESGGGTINGYGLAAAQLQRLKDKNIYLTISIDKLAASGGYMMACVANHIIGSSFSIIGSIGVVAQIPNFHKFLKKHDIDVELHTAGNYKRTLTIFGKNTSESREKFCSELNFTHTLFKEFVYNMRPSLNIEEVSNGEYWFGSIALKKGLIDSINTSDNFILSKINKFSILRIKYTSDQTMLSSFFLKVKKFLKMQFSNF, encoded by the coding sequence GTGAATCTTATTTTAAATTATATATTGTTTCTTTCTAAAATTTTTACTATCTTTTTATTTATTTCATTAACTTTTTTTATAATTTTAAATATTACGCGAAAAAAAAATAAAGAAAAGTTTAAATTAGACGTTATATCGTTAAATGATCATTATAAATCACTAAAAAACCAGGTTATTTTTTCAAAATTATCAAAATATGAAAAAAAAATATGGAATAAAAAGTATAAAAAAATTGAAAAGGAACAATTAAAAAACAATGTAGCCTTAATTAAAAAAAATAATTATTGTCTTTTCAACAAGATACAACCTACATTGTATGTATTAGATTTTAAAGGAAGTATTAATGCAAAAGAAGTAGACTCGTTACGTGAGGAAATATCTGCAATTATTTTAGTTTTTCGAAAACATGACGAAGTGTTATTAAGATTAGAGAGTGGAGGTGGTACAATAAATGGATATGGTTTAGCAGCTGCTCAATTACAAAGATTAAAAGATAAAAATATATATTTAACTATTTCTATAGATAAACTTGCAGCTAGTGGTGGATATATGATGGCTTGTGTTGCTAATCATATTATTGGCTCTTCATTTTCTATCATTGGTTCTATTGGAGTAGTAGCTCAAATACCTAACTTTCATAAATTTCTGAAAAAACATGACATTGATGTAGAATTACATACAGCTGGAAATTACAAAAGAACGTTAACTATTTTTGGAAAAAACACATCTGAATCACGTGAAAAGTTTTGTTCTGAGCTTAATTTTACTCATACTTTATTTAAGGAGTTTGTTTATAATATGAGGCCATCATTAAATATTGAAGAAGTATCTAACGGAGAATATTGGTTTGGATCTATAGCTTTAAAAAAAGGATTGATAGATAGTATTAATACAAGTGATAATTTTATTTTATCTAAGATCAATAAATTTTCTATACTAAGAATTAAATATACCTCCGATCAAACAATGCTAAGTTCTTTTTTTTTAAAAGTAAAAAAATTTTTAAAAATGCAATTTTCAAACTTTTAA
- a CDS encoding inositol monophosphatase family protein, protein MHPILNIAIRAARKGGNVLVQNYDNHKINNEKQIEKQKFIDKMIEISEKSMINIIHQSYPEHIIITKKSKIIEFKISKIIWLINALDGINNFKKNLPHFCVSIAIIIRKVTEISVIYDPLRNELFTSVKGQGAQLNGYRMRCSKTNSLNDSLIGIILSYNKYYLNNNIIKIINLFLLEHVKLRSTGCINLDYSYVAIGRLDFLFNFNIQPFMMAAGSLQAKEAGGLISDLNGGNNYFSLGSVLVGNPKLMRIILIKTREYLNCN, encoded by the coding sequence ATGCATCCTATTCTTAATATTGCCATTCGTGCAGCTAGAAAAGGTGGAAATGTACTTGTTCAAAATTACGATAATCATAAAATCAATAATGAAAAACAAATAGAAAAGCAAAAATTTATTGATAAAATGATTGAAATATCAGAAAAATCAATGATTAATATTATTCATCAATCTTATCCAGAACACATTATAATTACAAAAAAAAGTAAAATTATAGAATTTAAAATATCGAAAATAATATGGTTAATTAATGCATTAGATGGAATTAATAACTTTAAAAAAAATCTACCGCATTTTTGTGTTTCTATTGCTATTATAATTCGTAAAGTTACTGAAATATCCGTAATATACGATCCACTGAGAAATGAACTATTTACATCTGTTAAAGGACAAGGAGCTCAATTAAATGGATATAGAATGAGATGCAGTAAAACTAATTCATTAAATGATAGCTTAATTGGAATAATTCTTTCATATAACAAGTATTACTTAAATAACAATATTATAAAAATTATTAATTTATTTTTATTAGAGCACGTTAAATTAAGATCTACAGGTTGTATAAATCTTGATTACAGTTATGTTGCTATTGGGAGACTAGATTTTTTATTTAACTTTAATATACAACCTTTTATGATGGCAGCTGGGTCGTTACAAGCAAAAGAAGCTGGGGGGTTGATAAGTGATCTTAATGGAGGAAATAATTATTTTTCATTAGGATCTGTTTTAGTAGGAAATCCAAAGTTAATGCGAATAATTTTAATAAAAACACGAGAATACTTAAATTGTAATTAA